One genomic window of Candidatus Kuenenia stuttgartiensis includes the following:
- a CDS encoding xanthine dehydrogenase molybdopterin binding subunit produces MNRIDAAAHTRGESLFLDDMPLPSGMLYASVFSSPVMHGNIIRLQLQEARLAKGVVAVLSSKDIPGINQIGSIIQDEELLAQSKVNYIGQPVAVVVAESQRAARNAAKIILAEIEELSAVADPKEAFEKGYIIDTPRTFTLGDVDSLWQKCDLVAEGSCDTGGQEHVYLETQRARAVPLEGNNIRIYSSTQSPSAVQHHAAKVLGLSSHNVEVEVKRIGGGFGGKEDQATPWACMAALAAWITQRPVELVLQRGEDMKMTGKRHPYKSDFKMGVTKDGVILSYEVKHYQNSGAVADLSTAVLERTMFHSTNCYYIPNVRIFGVCCKTNLPPNTAFRGFGAPQGMFAIESAITKVAEKLNMPREEIQAKNLLAANNAFPYGQITEDCSIRTVWEKVETRYTLQKIRKRMLSFNKSHFETKKGIAVMPICFGISFTTTYMNQASALVHVFTDGSVSVSTGGVEMGQGLTTNITAIAAKALGINHNRIKVEATNTTRIANMSPSAASATTLLNGNALLLAVNQIIDRLKSLLAKELSISDKEKISIANEKVLCDAHDTGWTWDRLIHTAHQKRINLSAHGFFATPKIWFDKMKEKGSPFAYHVYGAAVIEVTLDCLRGVYTIDSVKIVHDLGRPLNETVDRAQIEGGLAQGLGWMALEDLRFNDKGQLLSRDLATYKVPDAYFMPDDIEIEFLANEESLPGPYGSKAVGEPPFMYGIGVFFALRDAMRAFMPGNDFDFATPLTPERVLLQLYPEYVKRISCKC; encoded by the coding sequence ATGAATCGCATTGATGCAGCAGCCCATACGCGCGGAGAATCCCTTTTTTTGGATGATATGCCCCTGCCGTCAGGCATGCTTTACGCATCGGTATTTTCCTCTCCGGTTATGCATGGAAATATTATCCGCCTCCAATTGCAGGAAGCACGTTTAGCAAAAGGGGTGGTTGCCGTTCTCTCTTCAAAAGATATTCCGGGAATAAATCAAATTGGTTCGATTATTCAGGACGAAGAACTTCTGGCGCAAAGCAAGGTGAATTACATAGGACAACCGGTGGCAGTTGTTGTGGCGGAAAGTCAGCGAGCCGCAAGAAATGCAGCAAAAATAATTTTGGCGGAAATAGAGGAGTTGTCTGCCGTTGCCGATCCAAAAGAGGCATTTGAAAAAGGATACATTATTGACACGCCGAGGACGTTTACCCTTGGAGATGTTGATTCTCTGTGGCAAAAATGCGATCTCGTGGCAGAAGGCTCCTGCGATACGGGCGGGCAGGAACATGTTTATCTGGAAACGCAGAGAGCGAGAGCGGTCCCGCTGGAAGGAAACAATATACGTATCTATTCTTCAACGCAAAGCCCGTCCGCAGTGCAGCATCATGCGGCAAAGGTACTGGGACTGTCCAGTCATAATGTGGAGGTGGAGGTAAAACGTATCGGCGGCGGTTTCGGCGGTAAGGAAGACCAGGCTACGCCATGGGCCTGCATGGCGGCGCTTGCTGCATGGATTACACAAAGGCCTGTGGAGCTGGTTTTGCAGAGAGGTGAAGACATGAAGATGACCGGCAAACGGCATCCGTATAAATCCGATTTTAAAATGGGTGTGACAAAAGATGGGGTCATACTCAGTTACGAGGTGAAACATTATCAAAACTCCGGCGCCGTTGCAGACTTATCTACGGCTGTTTTGGAGAGAACAATGTTTCACAGCACGAATTGCTATTATATACCCAACGTCAGGATATTCGGCGTGTGCTGCAAGACAAATCTCCCGCCAAATACTGCCTTCAGGGGATTCGGGGCGCCGCAGGGAATGTTCGCAATTGAAAGCGCAATCACAAAGGTGGCAGAAAAGCTCAATATGCCGCGAGAGGAAATACAGGCTAAAAATCTGTTAGCAGCAAACAATGCCTTTCCCTACGGACAAATAACTGAGGATTGCAGCATCAGAACCGTTTGGGAAAAAGTTGAGACGAGATACACTCTTCAGAAGATTAGAAAACGGATGCTCTCCTTTAATAAATCCCACTTTGAAACAAAAAAAGGGATCGCCGTAATGCCCATTTGTTTTGGCATATCATTTACTACGACTTACATGAATCAGGCAAGCGCTTTGGTGCATGTATTTACCGATGGAAGTGTGAGCGTTTCTACCGGCGGAGTAGAAATGGGGCAGGGGCTAACTACCAACATCACGGCAATTGCCGCAAAAGCATTGGGAATAAACCACAACCGCATAAAAGTAGAAGCCACGAATACTACCCGCATTGCAAATATGTCTCCCAGCGCTGCAAGCGCTACAACCCTTCTTAACGGAAATGCCTTGTTATTGGCGGTCAATCAGATTATTGACAGATTAAAATCCCTTTTAGCTAAGGAACTTTCCATTTCCGACAAAGAAAAGATTTCAATTGCAAACGAAAAGGTTCTTTGTGATGCGCATGATACAGGCTGGACGTGGGATCGATTAATTCACACTGCACATCAAAAACGTATAAACCTTTCAGCGCATGGATTCTTTGCAACGCCAAAAATATGGTTTGACAAAATGAAAGAAAAGGGCAGCCCGTTTGCATATCATGTGTACGGGGCAGCGGTTATAGAGGTGACACTGGACTGCCTGCGGGGGGTGTATACCATTGATTCGGTAAAAATTGTGCATGACTTAGGCAGGCCTCTTAATGAAACAGTTGACCGCGCGCAGATCGAGGGAGGGCTGGCGCAGGGTTTGGGGTGGATGGCGTTGGAAGACCTGCGTTTTAATGACAAAGGACAGTTGCTTTCACGTGACCTTGCCACGTATAAAGTTCCGGATGCTTATTTTATGCCGGATGACATAGAGATTGAATTTTTGGC
- a CDS encoding FAD binding domain-containing protein has translation MVQEIRFLLNEKELHTAESSGIAVLDYLRINQQLTGTKEGCREGDCGACTVLVGELINNRVFYKSANSCLMPLEELHGKHLVTIEGLNMDNLSPIQQAVVDKGATQCGFCTPGIIVSLTGYAMECASHLTKEGFKKMLGGHLCRCTGYRSLKQSFGMIKEHIDTATGVKTLVEKGIIPDYFKDIPIRLNSISGKQYKKAASTPGFFISGGTDLYVQKGDILPDSLISLLNAHSEMKHIVCENGLLRIGALTTFEAFSNHPEVMKAIPGIQEYISLVASTQIRNRATVGGNIVNASPIADVTILLLAMESTLILKQGSDTRSLPISSFYKGYKKLDKAPSEILSEIVFPVPAPGTKINWEKVSKRKYLDVASVNSAIKVKEDGGVIRDIHITMGGVAEIPLFLKNTCDYLRGKEITKNTIEGAFPILQHEISPISDIRGSSCYKRLLARQLIIAHFTKLFPGTIKVKDFYESH, from the coding sequence ATGGTTCAGGAAATACGTTTTCTGCTTAATGAGAAAGAGTTGCATACCGCCGAATCTTCAGGCATAGCAGTACTTGATTACCTTCGCATAAATCAGCAGCTGACGGGTACAAAGGAAGGATGCCGCGAAGGTGATTGCGGGGCATGCACTGTGCTCGTCGGTGAATTAATAAATAACAGGGTTTTTTATAAGTCTGCAAATTCCTGTTTAATGCCGTTGGAAGAATTACACGGAAAACATCTGGTAACAATCGAAGGGTTAAACATGGATAACCTTTCACCCATACAACAGGCGGTTGTGGATAAAGGGGCGACGCAATGTGGTTTTTGCACCCCGGGGATTATTGTTTCTCTTACCGGATATGCTATGGAATGTGCCAGTCATCTGACAAAAGAGGGCTTTAAGAAAATGCTTGGGGGACACCTTTGCCGCTGCACAGGATACCGGTCTTTAAAGCAAAGTTTTGGCATGATAAAAGAACACATTGATACCGCAACCGGCGTAAAAACACTTGTTGAAAAGGGAATTATTCCTGACTATTTCAAGGATATTCCCATACGATTAAACAGCATTTCCGGGAAACAATATAAGAAGGCCGCCTCCACCCCCGGATTTTTCATCTCCGGAGGCACTGATTTATATGTGCAAAAGGGCGACATTTTGCCAGACTCATTGATTAGCCTGCTCAACGCACATTCGGAAATGAAGCATATCGTTTGCGAAAACGGACTCCTTCGTATAGGCGCTCTTACCACATTTGAGGCATTTTCTAATCACCCGGAAGTAATGAAGGCCATTCCCGGTATTCAGGAATATATCTCCCTTGTTGCTTCCACGCAAATCAGAAACAGGGCAACCGTGGGAGGGAATATTGTGAATGCTTCTCCAATTGCCGATGTAACGATACTATTGCTTGCAATGGAATCAACATTGATTCTTAAGCAGGGCAGCGATACGCGTTCATTACCGATTTCCTCTTTTTACAAAGGATACAAAAAACTTGATAAAGCGCCGTCAGAGATTTTGTCAGAAATAGTATTCCCTGTTCCCGCCCCCGGAACAAAAATAAATTGGGAGAAGGTTTCAAAAAGGAAATATTTGGATGTAGCCTCGGTAAACAGCGCAATAAAGGTAAAGGAAGACGGCGGTGTCATAAGAGACATACACATTACCATGGGCGGAGTCGCAGAAATCCCCCTTTTTTTGAAGAACACATGCGATTATCTTCGAGGAAAAGAGATTACGAAAAATACGATAGAAGGCGCATTCCCAATACTGCAGCATGAAATATCGCCAATAAGCGATATACGGGGAAGCTCTTGTTATAAGAGGCTGCTTGCCCGCCAATTGATAATAGCACACTTTACAAAACTCTTCCCTGGCACAATCAAAGTGAAGGATTTTTATGAATCGCATTGA
- the mfd gene encoding transcription-repair coupling factor, producing MKESIQLLRKHKQYKEIIRQLSFGKDCCVNGLWGSSANLFAAAVANEHFYTKGLTPKILLVVPDAEDAREDWEDLKTFSNLPVTLFPAVEDIFNNESDAYEDIMAQRLFILNQLCRKNKDASHQTDVIVSSIQALIQPVPSKKTIGDNIVSFQKGQEYPMENLIGLLHSHHYQETSQVENQGEYAIRGGIIDIFPFATEIPCRIEYFGDEIESVRSFNVETQQSVAQINSCQILFVHKMYGLHPMQGEIQKTSLLDYLSGETTIILKEPTRIESKLRQMLEITDYKEALFTEEEIFKQLKTFTKITLSKLPFTTENNAYAFQVKAIDEFPRQIQDIVAEFKKITEAHDKTIVFCINPAEEQRFREITSGLPEGLQRFELRRGYISQGFRFADINIAILANHEIFHRYKQHHEVKKVVQTRAIDSFLDLKKGDYIVHVTHGIGRFLGIEIIEDDGCKREYLVLEYDEGTKIYVPATKIELVQKYIGASGHKAKLDKIHSKSWEMRKKRAEHAVADIASDLLHIQASRNAKEGITYPPDTKWQRDFESAFIYEETPDQLQVLETIKSDMQSKRPMDRLICGDVGYGKTELAIRAAFKAAMYGKQAAVLVPTTILAQQHYTTFSERMADYPVEIEVLSRLKSHKEQKDILEKTLAGKIDILIGTHRLLQKDVVFKDLGLVIIDEEQRFGVAHKERFKKMRQVVDMLTLTATPIPRTLHMSLMGIKDISSLNTPPLGRQSIRTQIMRFDPQRIRQAILLEMNRNGQVYFVHNRVYNIERIAHTLSTIVPEARILVVHGQMMDEKLLAQRMKDFVDHKADILVSTTIIESGLDIPNVNTIFINCADSFGLADLHQLRGRVGRYKHHAYAYIVLPIDRPVTPEAEKRVKAIEEFAELGAGFKIAMRDLEIRGAGNILGVEQHGHIAAVGYEMYCRLLEIAVCKARNEPVSEPPDVSLKLNLESFLPDEYIPEYSLKMDIYRRLNRSNTFKEIDEIRKEMIDRFGNAPQSVKNLLSESELRIIARDSKIRSIVRVNNTLIIQVNDLKKAEICLSKLKKNIRVINNDTLHLRLLKDRMHPEDLVHYLKKSLTDTDTARYS from the coding sequence ATGAAAGAATCTATACAACTGCTGCGAAAGCATAAACAATACAAGGAAATTATTCGTCAACTTTCTTTCGGGAAGGATTGTTGTGTCAACGGCCTCTGGGGCTCCTCTGCGAATTTGTTTGCCGCGGCGGTTGCCAATGAACATTTTTATACAAAAGGGTTGACGCCAAAGATCCTTTTAGTCGTGCCAGACGCTGAAGATGCACGGGAAGATTGGGAAGATTTGAAGACGTTTTCAAATCTTCCCGTGACGCTGTTTCCGGCGGTTGAAGATATCTTTAATAATGAATCAGATGCGTATGAGGATATCATGGCGCAGCGGCTGTTCATTTTAAATCAATTATGCCGGAAAAACAAAGACGCCTCACACCAAACGGATGTAATAGTTTCTTCGATTCAGGCGCTTATACAGCCAGTCCCTTCAAAAAAAACCATCGGCGATAATATCGTTTCTTTTCAAAAAGGCCAGGAATATCCGATGGAGAACCTTATTGGCCTGCTGCATTCCCATCATTATCAAGAGACCAGTCAGGTGGAAAATCAGGGTGAATACGCAATTCGTGGGGGTATTATTGATATATTTCCCTTCGCAACGGAAATACCTTGCCGCATTGAATATTTTGGAGATGAAATTGAATCTGTTCGTAGTTTTAATGTGGAAACCCAGCAATCGGTGGCACAGATAAACAGTTGCCAGATATTATTCGTTCATAAAATGTATGGCCTTCATCCCATGCAGGGGGAAATACAAAAAACATCGCTTCTTGATTACCTTAGCGGAGAAACTACCATTATCCTGAAGGAACCAACAAGGATTGAAAGTAAATTAAGACAGATGCTGGAAATAACCGACTACAAGGAAGCACTCTTCACAGAGGAAGAGATTTTTAAGCAATTAAAGACCTTTACGAAAATTACTTTGTCAAAATTGCCGTTTACCACGGAGAACAATGCGTATGCTTTTCAGGTTAAGGCGATAGATGAATTCCCACGACAGATACAGGATATTGTGGCGGAATTTAAAAAGATTACCGAAGCGCATGATAAAACAATCGTTTTTTGCATAAATCCCGCGGAAGAACAACGTTTTCGGGAAATAACAAGCGGCTTGCCCGAAGGCTTGCAGAGGTTTGAGCTTCGACGCGGATATATAAGCCAGGGATTCCGATTTGCCGATATCAATATAGCCATCCTTGCAAACCATGAAATCTTCCATCGTTACAAACAGCACCACGAGGTTAAAAAGGTGGTGCAAACCCGGGCAATCGACTCGTTTCTTGACCTGAAGAAAGGGGACTATATAGTACACGTCACCCACGGCATAGGGCGTTTTTTGGGTATTGAGATTATTGAGGATGATGGCTGTAAGAGGGAATATCTTGTTCTGGAATACGATGAGGGAACAAAAATATATGTACCTGCAACAAAGATCGAACTTGTTCAAAAGTACATTGGCGCTTCCGGCCATAAGGCAAAATTGGATAAGATTCATTCTAAATCGTGGGAGATGCGCAAAAAGCGTGCAGAACATGCCGTTGCGGACATTGCAAGCGATTTATTGCATATTCAGGCGTCGAGAAACGCGAAGGAGGGCATTACCTACCCTCCGGATACGAAATGGCAAAGGGACTTTGAATCAGCGTTTATATACGAAGAAACGCCTGATCAATTACAGGTTTTGGAGACAATAAAGTCTGACATGCAATCAAAGAGACCGATGGACCGTCTTATTTGCGGAGACGTCGGTTATGGAAAAACAGAGCTTGCCATTCGGGCGGCATTTAAAGCAGCAATGTATGGCAAACAGGCGGCGGTTCTGGTGCCCACCACAATTCTGGCGCAGCAGCATTACACTACGTTTTCTGAGCGCATGGCGGACTATCCGGTAGAAATTGAAGTCTTGAGCCGGTTGAAATCTCATAAGGAACAAAAGGATATTTTGGAGAAAACGCTGGCAGGAAAGATTGATATCCTCATCGGCACTCACCGGCTGTTGCAAAAGGATGTTGTCTTTAAAGACCTTGGGCTTGTTATTATTGATGAAGAACAGCGGTTTGGCGTTGCCCACAAAGAACGGTTTAAGAAGATGCGGCAGGTGGTTGATATGCTGACTCTGACGGCCACGCCCATACCAAGAACGCTTCATATGTCTCTGATGGGAATTAAGGACATTTCTTCGCTAAATACCCCGCCGCTGGGAAGGCAGTCCATTAGGACACAAATCATGCGATTTGACCCTCAACGCATCAGGCAAGCCATATTGCTCGAAATGAACAGAAACGGGCAGGTATATTTCGTCCATAACAGGGTGTATAATATCGAGCGCATCGCGCACACCCTATCCACTATAGTGCCGGAGGCGAGAATTTTAGTCGTTCACGGACAAATGATGGATGAAAAGCTTTTAGCACAGAGAATGAAAGATTTTGTAGATCATAAGGCGGATATTCTTGTTTCTACCACAATAATAGAGTCCGGGCTGGATATACCAAATGTGAATACCATCTTTATTAACTGCGCAGACTCCTTTGGCCTTGCCGATTTGCATCAATTGCGTGGCAGGGTGGGAAGATACAAACATCATGCATATGCGTATATTGTTTTACCCATTGATCGTCCGGTAACCCCTGAAGCTGAAAAAAGGGTGAAGGCGATTGAAGAATTTGCGGAACTGGGCGCCGGATTTAAAATAGCTATGCGGGATCTCGAAATCAGAGGGGCGGGAAATATCCTGGGGGTGGAACAGCACGGCCACATAGCGGCAGTAGGTTATGAGATGTATTGCCGTTTGCTGGAGATAGCCGTATGCAAGGCACGTAATGAACCCGTCAGCGAACCTCCCGATGTCTCATTGAAATTAAATCTGGAATCCTTTCTCCCTGACGAATATATCCCGGAATATAGTTTGAAAATGGATATTTACCGAAGGTTGAATCGTTCCAATACCTTCAAAGAAATTGACGAGATCAGGAAAGAAATGATTGACCGGTTTGGGAATGCGCCTCAATCAGTAAAAAACCTGCTTTCCGAGAGTGAGCTAAGAATCATTGCAAGGGATTCGAAAATCCGTTCTATAGTCCGGGTAAACAACACCCTCATCATCCAGGTAAATGATTTAAAAAAGGCGGAGATTTGCCTTTCTAAGTTGAAGAAAAATATACGGGTAATTAATAATGACACATTGCATCTAAGGCTGTTAAAAGATAGGATGCATCCCGAAGATTTGGTGCATTATTTAAAAAAATCTTTGACTGATACCGATACTGCCAGGTATTCATGA
- a CDS encoding flagellin — protein MSRINTNINALNALRSLNDINSKLSVSQLRLATGKRINNAADDAAGFTIAKKFNARSQGLGQALANIGSAKNLMAVAEGHLNNILDILTQMKTKATQAADDSLGSAERNAIQSELKALATQIDLEVTQATWNSQSIFGTGNSATGSGAASSVQFKFQIGAGASSTNDVLKFDLLAKDNVSFDDSNTNYKADGLRVSVATAGRAVTSSASAQALMSNIDTAIADVSEGLSYIGAVVNRLTYQETSLTVARTNTEAARSRIEDADMAYEQLESTKFQILQQTASAMLAQANAGPQSIMQLFQ, from the coding sequence ATGAGTAGGATAAACACAAATATTAATGCGTTGAATGCGTTACGGTCGTTAAATGACATTAATTCGAAATTGTCGGTTTCGCAATTAAGGCTTGCGACGGGCAAAAGAATTAATAATGCCGCCGATGACGCTGCGGGTTTTACGATTGCCAAAAAATTCAATGCCCGTTCACAAGGGCTTGGCCAGGCCCTTGCAAACATAGGTTCTGCCAAGAATCTTATGGCGGTTGCGGAAGGCCATCTGAATAATATCCTTGATATTTTGACACAGATGAAAACAAAGGCAACGCAGGCGGCAGACGATTCGTTAGGGAGTGCAGAACGTAACGCTATTCAGTCGGAACTCAAAGCATTGGCAACGCAAATCGATCTTGAAGTTACCCAGGCTACATGGAATTCCCAGTCAATATTTGGTACAGGAAATTCTGCTACAGGTTCAGGAGCGGCAAGTAGCGTGCAGTTTAAATTCCAGATTGGCGCAGGGGCAAGCAGCACCAATGACGTGTTGAAGTTTGACTTGTTAGCAAAAGACAATGTAAGCTTTGATGACAGCAATACAAACTATAAGGCTGATGGATTGCGGGTAAGTGTTGCTACGGCGGGCAGGGCGGTTACTTCTTCGGCATCCGCGCAGGCATTGATGAGCAATATAGATACCGCCATTGCGGATGTATCAGAAGGATTGAGTTACATTGGTGCAGTAGTTAACAGGCTGACCTATCAGGAAACCAGTTTAACTGTAGCGAGGACGAATACTGAGGCGGCCAGGAGCAGGATTGAAGATGCGGACATGGCATACGAACAGTTAGAGTCAACAAAGTTTCAAATATTACAACAGACTGCAAGCGCTATGCTGGCGCAGGCAAATGCAGGGCCTCAAAGCATAATGCAGTTATTTCAATAA
- the thiL gene encoding thiamine-phosphate kinase, which yields MDEFPLIKWIRNRKKKSNAVVCGIGDDCAVINTGKNTLCLITTDMLVEGTHFDLNKYNASEVGRKAIACSISDIASMGCKPSVAVISLCFPHGTKNSFAKRLYAGIWEIADKYDIDIVGGDIISGEGPFCINVTLLGKNEGLMPVYRSGAKAGDKILVTGRLGGSLLGKHMFFEPRLDEGIALNKNFTVHAMIDISDGLTADLNHILEESGVGAVLFEDKIPVSDDALKISKKTGKTPIHHAFSDGEDYELLAVLSKTQAEKVLTSDLFHGLEISCIGEIVEDKGLWLRDGKGKLRRIRPKGYKHC from the coding sequence ATGGACGAATTTCCTTTAATCAAGTGGATAAGAAACAGAAAGAAAAAATCAAATGCCGTTGTATGCGGCATTGGAGATGACTGTGCGGTTATAAATACTGGCAAAAATACCTTATGCCTGATAACCACGGACATGTTGGTAGAAGGCACACATTTTGACCTAAATAAATATAATGCGTCCGAAGTAGGAAGGAAGGCAATTGCCTGCAGCATTAGCGACATAGCGTCTATGGGCTGCAAACCATCCGTTGCGGTAATTTCTCTCTGTTTTCCACACGGAACAAAAAACAGTTTTGCAAAAAGGTTATATGCCGGCATATGGGAAATAGCAGATAAATATGATATCGATATTGTCGGAGGAGATATCATTAGCGGAGAAGGCCCTTTTTGTATTAATGTTACCTTGCTGGGAAAGAATGAGGGATTAATGCCTGTATATCGTTCCGGTGCAAAAGCAGGAGATAAAATTTTAGTGACGGGAAGACTTGGCGGTTCTTTATTGGGCAAACATATGTTTTTTGAACCACGATTAGATGAAGGCATTGCGTTGAACAAAAATTTTACTGTCCATGCCATGATAGATATCAGCGACGGATTGACTGCGGATTTGAATCATATATTGGAAGAAAGCGGGGTGGGAGCTGTTTTGTTTGAAGATAAAATCCCCGTGTCTGACGACGCATTAAAAATATCGAAAAAAACGGGGAAAACCCCGATTCATCACGCCTTCTCCGATGGGGAAGATTATGAACTGTTGGCGGTATTGTCAAAAACACAGGCGGAAAAGGTATTGACGTCAGATTTATTTCATGGCCTGGAGATAAGTTGTATAGGAGAAATTGTTGAAGATAAAGGACTTTGGCTGAGGGACGGGAAGGGTAAATTGCGCCGGATACGACCTAAAGGTTATAAACATTGTTAA
- the tsaE gene encoding tRNA (adenosine(37)-N6)-threonylcarbamoyltransferase complex ATPase subunit type 1 TsaE: protein MLSIFKKPKRIMDGAGTLAKKGHEIIFTSKNAEETIKFGKALGTLLTNGHVVALIGDLGTGKTTMVKGIVTGLDVKDSRNVKSPTFSLAHKYNGRIPVYHIDAYRLSGSQELLDIGSDEMIFGNGVTIIEWADNVPDSLPEEYLKITLTHVSEERRNIKACAYGKRYDQIIQLLRDWCD from the coding sequence TTGCTGAGCATTTTCAAAAAACCAAAAAGAATTATGGATGGTGCAGGAACATTGGCGAAAAAAGGGCATGAAATAATTTTCACCAGCAAAAATGCAGAGGAAACAATAAAATTTGGTAAAGCATTAGGCACATTATTAACAAATGGGCATGTCGTTGCCTTGATTGGCGACCTGGGCACTGGAAAAACTACCATGGTAAAAGGAATAGTTACAGGACTTGACGTCAAGGATAGCAGAAATGTAAAAAGTCCCACCTTTTCTCTGGCGCACAAATATAATGGCCGCATTCCTGTTTATCATATAGACGCCTACAGACTATCAGGGTCACAGGAATTATTGGATATAGGCAGTGATGAAATGATCTTTGGAAATGGCGTGACAATAATAGAATGGGCAGACAACGTACCCGACAGCCTTCCTGAAGAATATTTGAAAATAACATTAACACATGTTTCTGAAGAACGAAGGAACATAAAAGCATGCGCTTACGGCAAACGTTACGATCAAATAATACAATTATTACGCGATTGGTGCGATTGA
- a CDS encoding helix-turn-helix domain-containing protein, whose protein sequence is MWYTTTQTAQRIGIDRKTLMRYLKEGRIKGYRIGGRTKFMEGDIHEYLEGNRINNGYPSCNNKEKRSGISTKRIRQAV, encoded by the coding sequence ATGTGGTATACCACTACACAAACAGCACAGAGAATAGGCATCGACAGAAAGACACTGATGCGTTATCTGAAGGAAGGGAGAATAAAAGGCTACCGGATCGGAGGACGGACAAAGTTTATGGAAGGCGATATCCATGAATATCTCGAGGGAAACCGGATAAATAATGGATATCCCTCATGTAATAACAAGGAGAAAAGATCTGGTATTTCCACGAAACGTATCAGGCAGGCAGTATAA
- a CDS encoding cold-shock protein has translation MANGTVKWFNDSKGFGFISQENGTDVFVHQTSIKSEGFRTLAEGDKVEFDVISDQKGQKATNVVKV, from the coding sequence ATGGCGAACGGAACAGTAAAGTGGTTTAATGATTCAAAAGGTTTCGGCTTTATTTCTCAGGAAAACGGAACTGATGTATTTGTTCATCAGACGTCCATCAAGTCAGAGGGTTTCAGAACTCTTGCTGAAGGAGATAAGGTTGAGTTTGATGTCATTTCAGACCAAAAAGGCCAAAAGGCCACAAATGTTGTAAAAGTATAA
- a CDS encoding response regulator, giving the protein MKTIMVLENNEQQRILCKQKLSNEGYNVITANDGKTAIKKVNDYWPDIVIMNVNISDIDIVDVIGNILIQHKNIPIILRTDNNFYGKNFHPWHANVITSRPSWFFELKEKIKTLPNENKEVACNFKIGEKLSVHERTRLNRKRKTEKLCA; this is encoded by the coding sequence ATGAAAACAATAATGGTTTTGGAAAATAACGAACAACAGCGTATTCTCTGTAAACAAAAATTATCAAACGAAGGCTATAATGTCATTACGGCAAATGACGGCAAAACGGCGATTAAAAAAGTAAATGATTACTGGCCGGATATTGTCATAATGAATGTTAATATAAGTGATATAGATATCGTTGATGTTATAGGTAATATATTAATTCAGCATAAAAACATCCCTATCATACTGCGCACGGATAACAACTTTTACGGAAAGAATTTTCACCCGTGGCATGCGAATGTAATTACTTCACGCCCTTCATGGTTTTTTGAACTGAAAGAGAAAATAAAAACGTTGCCCAACGAAAACAAAGAGGTTGCATGCAATTTCAAGATTGGTGAAAAATTGAGCGTACACGAAAGGACCCGTCTTAACAGGAAAAGAAAGACTGAGAAATTGTGCGCATAG